The following coding sequences are from one Bradyrhizobium sp. 200 window:
- a CDS encoding flavin-dependent oxidoreductase: MKAIIVGGGIGGLTTALMLRARGIDCELFEQSDSIRELGVGINTLPHAIRELTGLGLLDRLDAAAVRTDQLYYLNRHGQEVWREPRGLDAGHDVPQFSVHRGRLQSVIHRAVEERLGPEAIHTGCRLGAFAQHEGGVVAHFFDRTGAHVKTARGDILIGADGIHSRVREMLFPDEGPPCWNGLMLWRGARDWPAFLTGRSMIVAGGNHGKVVVYPIAEGSSPSNRLTNWAVMVKVSDGNVPPPRREDWSRPGKREELMPHVERFKVPYVDVRSLISATPEFYEYPCCDRDPLPYWTWGRVTLLGDAAHPMYPVGSNGASQAILDARALADELARSEHPRQALVAYEQKRLPMTAEIVRANRRGGPEGVIDAVEQLAPDGFTDIEKVLSHAQREAIVRGYASKAGFAPPPLGLAAVRA, translated from the coding sequence ATGAAAGCGATCATCGTCGGGGGCGGCATCGGAGGCCTTACCACTGCGCTGATGTTGCGGGCGCGCGGTATCGACTGCGAATTGTTCGAGCAGTCCGACAGCATCCGCGAGCTCGGCGTCGGCATCAACACGCTGCCGCATGCGATCAGGGAATTAACCGGCCTCGGGCTGCTGGACCGGCTCGATGCCGCCGCTGTTCGCACCGACCAATTGTATTATCTCAACCGTCACGGCCAGGAAGTCTGGCGCGAGCCCCGTGGCCTCGATGCCGGCCACGACGTGCCGCAATTCTCCGTTCATCGCGGCCGCCTGCAGAGCGTGATCCATCGCGCCGTCGAGGAACGGCTCGGGCCCGAGGCGATCCACACCGGTTGCCGTCTCGGCGCGTTCGCGCAGCACGAGGGCGGTGTGGTCGCGCATTTCTTCGACCGTACCGGCGCCCATGTCAAAACCGCGCGCGGCGATATTCTGATCGGCGCCGACGGCATTCATTCGCGCGTGCGCGAGATGCTGTTTCCGGACGAGGGGCCGCCGTGCTGGAACGGGTTGATGCTGTGGCGCGGCGCGCGCGACTGGCCGGCGTTCCTGACCGGCCGCTCGATGATCGTGGCCGGCGGGAATCACGGCAAGGTCGTGGTCTATCCGATCGCGGAAGGATCGAGCCCGTCGAACCGGCTGACCAACTGGGCTGTCATGGTGAAAGTCAGTGATGGCAATGTGCCGCCGCCGCGCCGCGAAGACTGGTCGCGGCCCGGCAAGCGCGAGGAACTGATGCCGCATGTCGAGCGGTTCAAGGTGCCGTATGTCGACGTGCGCAGCCTGATCTCGGCGACGCCGGAATTCTACGAGTACCCGTGCTGCGACCGCGATCCGCTGCCGTACTGGACCTGGGGGCGGGTGACGCTGCTCGGCGATGCCGCACATCCGATGTATCCGGTCGGCTCCAACGGCGCGTCGCAGGCGATCCTCGATGCCCGCGCGCTGGCCGACGAACTGGCGCGCAGCGAACATCCGCGTCAGGCGCTGGTGGCCTATGAGCAAAAGCGCCTGCCGATGACGGCGGAGATCGTGCGCGCCAACCGACGTGGCGGTCCCGAGGGCGTGATCGACGCCGTCGAGCAACTGGCTCCCGATGGATTCACCGATATCGAGAAGGTGCTGAGCCACGCCCAACGCGAGGCGATCGTGCGCGGCTATGCCTCCAAGGCCGGGTTTGCGCCGCCGCCGCTCGGGCTCGCGGCAGTGCGGGCGTAA
- a CDS encoding RidA family protein → MTAPKGPKLSVVPDPKTDASLSGPQVLQPSGWPMPKGYANGMAADGRLVVTGGVIGWDTQGHLAPDFVAQVRQTLANISEILAAGGARPEHLVRLTWYVVDIEEYLASLKELGRAYREIFGAHYPAMALVQVVRLVEKAALVEIEATAVVPR, encoded by the coding sequence GTGACCGCCCCCAAAGGCCCCAAGCTGAGCGTGGTGCCTGATCCCAAGACCGACGCATCGCTATCGGGCCCGCAAGTGTTGCAGCCGAGCGGCTGGCCGATGCCGAAGGGATATGCCAACGGCATGGCCGCCGATGGCCGGCTTGTGGTGACCGGCGGCGTGATCGGCTGGGATACGCAAGGGCATCTGGCGCCGGACTTCGTCGCGCAGGTACGCCAGACGCTCGCCAACATTTCCGAGATTCTTGCCGCGGGCGGCGCCAGACCTGAGCATCTGGTGCGGTTGACCTGGTATGTCGTCGACATTGAGGAATATCTCGCGAGCCTGAAAGAGCTTGGCCGCGCCTATCGCGAGATTTTTGGCGCGCATTATCCGGCGATGGCGCTGGTTCAGGTGGTACGCCTGGTCGAGAAGGCGGCGCTTGTGGAGATCGAGGCGACAGCGGTGGTGCCGCGCTGA
- a CDS encoding NAD(P)-binding domain-containing protein — protein MLAGGVIMVRRKKVCVVGAGVSGLAAAKAFAARGHQITIVERSGDLGGVWEPARSYPEVQTQSPKDLYRYTDKAMPDSYPEWPKGPQVHAYLTEYAKDNDLLGTIRFNTTVVQMDRRPDSAPGWRLDLRGPDGSVRREDFDFVAMCTGQFNEPQTLSLPGEESFKARGGNILHSSQYNDPMIAKGRRIVVLGGSKSATDIAVNAVNSGAAEVTLVYREPVWRLPYFIGGLVNFKRILYIRAQEEMFRSWGIGAMSRFAHAVAKPFVWANWRGLESLLKVQLKLGKCDMVPKERIEDGVNCSVPIATPGFFPMVADGRIKAVRGSFERYDGNSILMTGGQRVQADVAVLAIGYKLGVPFLPQAYREKLVDPDGQYRLYRLIVNPDLPEMGFVGFNSSFCTVLCADLAANWLVRYADGRLARQPTPKEMRDNIEMMLHFKRVERPAAGVYGGLCVAPYHFKHFDELLADIGVSGRRANPLVEKFTPPDAAAYGRFLAAAPAYRAA, from the coding sequence ATCCTTGCTGGAGGCGTCATCATGGTCAGGCGAAAGAAAGTCTGCGTCGTTGGCGCAGGCGTATCCGGACTTGCGGCCGCAAAAGCTTTTGCCGCGCGCGGACATCAGATCACGATCGTCGAGCGCAGCGGCGATCTCGGCGGCGTCTGGGAACCGGCGCGGTCCTATCCCGAGGTGCAAACCCAAAGCCCGAAGGATCTCTATCGTTACACCGACAAGGCGATGCCGGATTCCTATCCGGAGTGGCCGAAGGGCCCGCAGGTCCACGCCTATCTGACCGAGTACGCAAAGGACAACGATCTGCTCGGCACCATCCGCTTCAACACGACGGTGGTGCAGATGGATCGCCGCCCCGATTCCGCGCCCGGCTGGCGGCTCGATCTGCGGGGGCCGGATGGCAGCGTCCGTCGCGAGGATTTCGATTTTGTCGCGATGTGCACGGGACAGTTCAACGAGCCCCAGACGCTCAGCCTGCCTGGCGAAGAATCTTTCAAGGCGCGGGGCGGAAACATCCTGCACTCCTCGCAATACAACGATCCGATGATCGCCAAGGGCCGCAGGATCGTCGTGCTCGGCGGTTCGAAGTCGGCGACGGACATCGCGGTCAACGCGGTCAATTCCGGGGCGGCCGAAGTGACGCTGGTGTACCGCGAGCCGGTATGGCGGCTTCCCTATTTCATCGGCGGCCTGGTCAATTTCAAACGCATTCTCTACATCCGCGCGCAGGAGGAGATGTTCCGGAGCTGGGGCATCGGCGCGATGTCGCGGTTCGCGCACGCGGTCGCAAAACCGTTCGTCTGGGCCAACTGGCGCGGGCTGGAGAGCCTGCTGAAAGTTCAGCTCAAGCTCGGCAAATGCGACATGGTGCCGAAAGAGCGGATCGAGGATGGCGTCAACTGCTCGGTGCCGATCGCCACGCCAGGATTCTTCCCGATGGTTGCCGATGGCCGCATCAAGGCCGTCAGAGGCAGCTTTGAGCGCTACGACGGAAATTCGATTCTGATGACCGGCGGGCAGCGCGTCCAGGCCGATGTTGCCGTGCTCGCGATCGGCTACAAACTGGGCGTGCCGTTCCTGCCGCAGGCGTACCGTGAAAAACTCGTCGATCCCGACGGGCAGTACCGGCTCTATCGGCTGATCGTCAATCCGGACCTGCCCGAGATGGGATTCGTCGGTTTCAATTCCAGCTTCTGCACGGTGCTGTGCGCTGACCTCGCCGCGAACTGGCTGGTGCGCTACGCCGACGGCCGGCTCGCCCGTCAGCCCACGCCCAAGGAGATGCGGGACAACATCGAGATGATGCTGCATTTCAAGCGCGTCGAGCGGCCGGCGGCCGGCGTCTATGGCGGGCTGTGCGTGGCGCCCTATCACTTCAAGCATTTTGACGAATTGCTGGCCGATATCGGCGTGTCCGGACGGCGGGCCAATCCGCTGGTGGAGAAATTTACCCCACCCGATGCCGCAGCCTATGGCCGCTTCCTGGCCGCGGCGCCGGCCTACCGCGCAGCCTGA
- a CDS encoding ABC transporter substrate-binding protein, which translates to MKQSLKLTGLAVLLGVAAAPAAAQEKIKVGIIVTLSGPAAVLGQQSRDGFQLAVKDLGGKMAGKDVEVVVVDDDLKPDGAVTKTKGLLEREKVDFVVGPIFSNILQAIHRPVTENKTFLISPNAGPSSYAGKECSPFFYVTSYQNDQVFEVLGKVAQDRGYKRMYVLVPNYQAGKDSAAGFKRDYRGEIVEESYTPLGTLDFQVELTKISSSKPDALFTFMPGGMGVGLVKQYRQAGLADRIPVLSAFTVDESTLPAQQDAAVGMFGGANWAPNMDNPQNKKFVAAYEAAYNSVPGTYAMQGYDTAMLIDSAVKAVKGDLKNKEAVSAALKKAEFTSLRGDFKFNVNGYPIQNFYLTKVAKRADGKFQTEIVEKVFSNYGDRYAKDCSPAK; encoded by the coding sequence ATGAAGCAGTCGTTGAAGCTGACCGGACTTGCCGTTTTACTGGGTGTAGCCGCCGCGCCGGCCGCAGCGCAGGAGAAGATCAAGGTCGGCATCATCGTGACGCTGTCGGGACCGGCTGCCGTGCTCGGCCAGCAATCGCGCGACGGTTTTCAGCTCGCGGTCAAGGACCTCGGCGGCAAGATGGCGGGCAAGGATGTCGAGGTCGTCGTCGTCGACGACGACCTCAAGCCCGACGGCGCGGTGACCAAGACCAAGGGCTTGCTCGAACGTGAGAAGGTCGATTTCGTGGTCGGACCGATCTTCTCCAACATCCTGCAAGCCATTCACCGGCCGGTGACCGAGAACAAGACCTTCCTGATCAGCCCGAACGCGGGGCCATCGAGCTATGCCGGCAAGGAGTGCAGCCCGTTCTTCTACGTGACCTCGTATCAGAACGACCAGGTTTTCGAAGTTCTCGGCAAGGTCGCGCAGGATCGTGGCTACAAGCGCATGTACGTGCTGGTGCCGAACTATCAGGCGGGTAAGGATTCGGCGGCCGGGTTCAAGCGCGACTACAGGGGAGAGATCGTCGAGGAAAGCTACACGCCGCTCGGCACGCTGGATTTCCAGGTCGAGCTGACCAAGATTTCCTCGTCCAAGCCCGACGCGCTGTTCACCTTCATGCCGGGCGGCATGGGCGTGGGCCTCGTCAAGCAGTACCGGCAGGCCGGCCTCGCCGACAGGATCCCGGTGCTGTCGGCATTCACCGTCGATGAATCCACCCTGCCCGCGCAGCAGGACGCCGCCGTCGGCATGTTCGGAGGCGCCAACTGGGCGCCGAACATGGACAATCCTCAGAACAAAAAATTCGTCGCTGCTTACGAAGCCGCCTATAACAGCGTACCCGGCACCTATGCGATGCAGGGCTATGATACGGCCATGCTGATCGACAGCGCGGTGAAGGCGGTCAAGGGCGACCTCAAGAACAAGGAGGCTGTGTCGGCCGCGCTGAAAAAGGCCGAGTTCACCTCGCTGCGCGGCGACTTCAAGTTCAACGTCAACGGTTATCCGATCCAGAATTTCTATCTGACCAAGGTCGCCAAACGCGCGGATGGAAAATTCCAGACCGAGATAGTCGAGAAGGTGTTTTCCAACTACGGCGACCGTTACGCCAAGGATTGCTCGCCCGCGAAATAA
- the kynA gene encoding tryptophan 2,3-dioxygenase: MTDKLNDSSREGALMSFEGRMSYSDYLHLERVLDAQEPLSGAHDELLFIIQHQTSELWMKLAIHEIRSAIKAIRHDQLQPAFKMLSRIARIFEQLNTAWDVLRTMTPSEYTQFRDQLGQSSGFQSYQYRAIEFLAGNRNLALLGPHAHRADIMAKLEEILAEPGLYDEALLLLARNGFDIGEDARRTDWRVKRTPNDEVLAAWKTVYASPAKHWMLYELAEKLVDFEDYFRRWRFNHVTTVERIIGLKRGTGGTSGVSYLRKMLEVELFPELWKLRTEL; the protein is encoded by the coding sequence ATGACTGACAAGCTTAACGACTCCTCGCGGGAGGGAGCCCTGATGTCGTTCGAAGGGCGCATGTCCTACAGCGATTATCTGCATCTGGAACGCGTTCTGGACGCGCAAGAACCGCTCTCGGGGGCGCATGACGAACTGCTGTTCATCATCCAGCACCAGACCTCCGAACTCTGGATGAAGCTCGCCATCCACGAAATCCGTTCTGCCATCAAGGCGATCCGCCACGACCAGTTGCAGCCCGCCTTCAAGATGCTGTCGCGCATCGCTCGGATCTTCGAGCAGCTCAATACCGCCTGGGACGTGTTGCGGACGATGACACCGAGCGAATACACGCAGTTTCGCGATCAACTCGGACAGTCCTCGGGTTTCCAGTCGTACCAGTACCGCGCGATCGAGTTCCTCGCCGGCAATCGCAATTTGGCGCTGCTTGGCCCGCACGCCCACCGCGCCGACATCATGGCAAAGCTCGAGGAAATTCTCGCTGAGCCGGGCCTCTACGACGAGGCGCTGCTGCTGCTGGCGCGAAATGGCTTTGACATCGGCGAAGACGCGCGCCGAACCGACTGGCGCGTCAAGCGCACGCCAAACGACGAGGTTTTGGCGGCCTGGAAGACCGTCTATGCGTCACCGGCCAAACACTGGATGCTCTACGAGCTTGCGGAAAAGCTGGTCGATTTCGAGGACTATTTCCGCCGCTGGCGCTTCAACCATGTCACGACGGTCGAGCGCATCATCGGCCTGAAGCGAGGAACCGGCGGCACGTCGGGCGTCTCCTACTTGCGCAAGATGCTCGAGGTCGAGCTTTTTCCGGAACTCTGGAAGCTGAGAACAGAGCTCTAG
- the kynU gene encoding kynureninase, with the protein MTDFTRTRSLFAIPDGVIYLDGNSLGPLPVAAADRVGRTISEEWGKHLIKGWNVAGWMTQPRRVGDRIGRLIGAADGTVVVGDTLSIKVYQALASALELNPSRRVILSDTGNFPSDLYIASGLLESLDRGYELKVVAPEDVEAAIDETIAVLMLTEVDYRTGRLHDMSALTRRAHAAGALTVWDLAHSAGAIPVDLEGTEADFAVGSTYKYLNAGPGAPAFIYVAPDHADTARPALSGWMGHHAPFAFDLDYRAGPGIERMRVGTPPIIAMAALEAALDVWDDVSMTDVRHASIELGDLFIREVEGRCPELTLASPRDGKRRGSQVSFRHPDGYAIMQALIARNVIGDFRAPDMMRFGFTPLYIGEAEVRAAVDVIADVLTNRRWDTADYRKKALVT; encoded by the coding sequence ATGACCGATTTCACGCGAACAAGATCCCTGTTCGCCATCCCGGATGGCGTGATCTATCTGGACGGCAATTCGCTCGGTCCCTTGCCCGTTGCCGCCGCCGATCGCGTCGGCCGCACGATATCGGAGGAATGGGGCAAGCACCTTATCAAGGGCTGGAACGTCGCCGGGTGGATGACGCAGCCGCGGCGTGTCGGCGACCGCATCGGCCGGTTGATCGGCGCTGCCGACGGGACGGTGGTGGTGGGCGATACGCTGTCCATCAAAGTCTACCAGGCGCTGGCCTCGGCGCTCGAACTCAATCCGTCGCGGCGCGTAATCTTGTCGGACACCGGCAACTTTCCTTCCGATCTCTACATCGCCAGCGGCCTGCTTGAATCGCTCGACCGTGGCTACGAGTTGAAGGTCGTGGCCCCCGAAGACGTCGAAGCCGCCATCGACGAGACGATCGCGGTGCTGATGCTGACCGAGGTCGACTATCGCACCGGCCGGCTGCACGACATGAGCGCACTGACGCGCAGGGCGCATGCCGCCGGCGCGCTGACGGTCTGGGATCTGGCACACTCCGCGGGCGCGATCCCGGTCGACTTGGAAGGTACTGAGGCCGATTTCGCCGTCGGCAGCACCTACAAATATCTCAATGCCGGTCCTGGCGCGCCGGCCTTCATCTATGTAGCGCCTGACCACGCCGATACGGCGCGGCCGGCGCTTTCCGGTTGGATGGGTCATCACGCGCCCTTTGCCTTTGACCTCGACTATCGCGCCGGGCCGGGCATTGAGCGAATGCGGGTCGGTACGCCCCCGATCATCGCGATGGCCGCGCTCGAGGCCGCCCTCGACGTCTGGGACGACGTCAGCATGACCGACGTACGCCATGCATCGATCGAGCTTGGCGACCTGTTCATCCGCGAAGTCGAAGGACGTTGTCCAGAGCTGACGCTGGCCTCGCCGCGGGACGGAAAGCGGCGCGGCAGCCAGGTTTCGTTTCGTCACCCGGATGGCTACGCGATCATGCAGGCGCTGATCGCGCGCAACGTGATAGGCGACTTCCGCGCGCCGGACATGATGCGCTTCGGCTTTACGCCGCTCTACATCGGAGAAGCCGAGGTTCGCGCCGCCGTCGACGTCATCGCCGATGTGTTGACCAATCGCCGCTGGGATACTGCGGATTACCGCAAAAAGGCGCTCGTAACATGA
- a CDS encoding AraC family transcriptional regulator — MARATSIPQHDPAARLAAFNRVSTDSVDAAADAVGRIFCPHRLAPEQKTSADFFALHNSAVFGGFSVNYVAYGGSVSIDPGCLERFFLLQIPVHGSARVQAASRDIATTPGARASLLSPTIPTRMTWQNNCAQVILLVDRRVLEQRAAALSGRPAGAVEFEPAVDLSSTGGRALQSQILELVDLAERLGPQLPLSSIAAANLRETLLGALLHGQRHSASDAIDRFGGRAEALPQPLRRAREFLYAHADEPLDLAQLAESAGTGIRALQLGFQRHFRTSISEMLRDIRLAHLNARLAAASPDESITDIAFELGFTHLSRMASAYRAKFGETPSATLRGMN; from the coding sequence GTGGCGAGAGCTACCAGCATTCCCCAGCATGATCCCGCCGCCCGGCTCGCGGCGTTCAACCGCGTTTCAACCGACAGCGTCGACGCTGCCGCCGACGCGGTCGGGCGGATATTCTGCCCACACCGGCTTGCGCCCGAGCAGAAGACATCGGCCGACTTTTTTGCGCTGCATAACAGCGCGGTCTTTGGCGGCTTCTCCGTCAACTACGTCGCCTATGGCGGATCGGTCTCGATCGACCCCGGCTGTCTCGAGCGCTTCTTCCTGTTGCAAATCCCCGTGCACGGCTCGGCGCGGGTCCAAGCCGCCTCGCGCGACATCGCAACCACTCCCGGCGCCCGCGCTTCGCTATTGTCGCCGACGATTCCTACCCGGATGACCTGGCAGAACAACTGCGCTCAGGTCATTCTGCTGGTCGACCGCCGCGTGCTGGAACAACGGGCCGCGGCGCTGTCGGGCCGGCCGGCGGGTGCGGTCGAGTTCGAGCCCGCGGTCGATCTCTCCTCCACGGGCGGCAGGGCGCTTCAGTCGCAGATTCTGGAACTCGTCGATCTCGCAGAACGCCTCGGACCGCAACTGCCGCTTTCATCAATCGCGGCAGCCAATCTGCGCGAGACCTTGTTGGGTGCTTTGCTCCACGGCCAGCGCCACAGTGCGAGCGATGCGATCGACCGATTTGGCGGCCGGGCCGAAGCGCTGCCGCAGCCGCTGCGGCGGGCGCGGGAATTCCTCTATGCGCACGCGGACGAACCGCTCGACCTTGCGCAACTGGCCGAATCCGCAGGCACGGGTATCCGCGCGCTGCAGCTCGGCTTCCAGCGGCATTTCAGAACGTCGATCTCGGAAATGCTGCGCGACATCCGCCTCGCGCATCTCAATGCCAGATTGGCCGCCGCCTCCCCTGACGAAAGCATCACCGATATCGCATTCGAGCTCGGATTTACCCATCTCAGCCGCATGGCAAGCGCCTATCGCGCCAAATTCGGCGAGACGCCGTCGGCGACCCTGCGCGGAATGAACTAG
- a CDS encoding MarR family transcriptional regulator: MMLDSETKAVELPEHHGDELRLWLRLLTCTTLIEGEVRSRLRERFDVTLPRFDLMAQLDKVPEGMTLSDVSKRMMVSNGNVTGLVERLVESGHLDRRTSDADRRVQVIRLTKAGRAEFRKMAAEHELWIADVFGDLTPKDVRDLMRLLAKTKASAQKSAKARTG; this comes from the coding sequence ATGATGCTTGATTCAGAGACCAAGGCCGTCGAACTCCCGGAACATCATGGCGATGAACTCAGGCTGTGGCTTCGCCTCCTGACCTGCACGACCCTGATCGAGGGTGAAGTGCGCAGCCGGTTGCGCGAGCGCTTCGATGTCACGCTGCCGCGGTTCGATTTGATGGCCCAGCTCGACAAGGTTCCGGAGGGCATGACGCTATCAGATGTCTCCAAGCGGATGATGGTTTCGAACGGCAACGTCACCGGGCTGGTCGAGCGTCTCGTTGAATCCGGACATCTCGACCGCCGCACGTCGGACGCGGATCGCCGCGTGCAGGTGATCCGCCTGACCAAAGCGGGACGCGCCGAATTCCGCAAGATGGCGGCGGAGCACGAATTGTGGATTGCCGACGTCTTTGGCGACCTGACGCCAAAGGACGTCCGCGATCTGATGCGCCTGTTGGCCAAGACCAAGGCGTCGGCACAGAAGTCCGCGAAGGCGCGGACGGGCTGA
- a CDS encoding benzoate-CoA ligase family protein gives MSGRTPSQSLGPSGHVDDFTRRNLPPSEQWPDLLLDRPEFQYPEYLNAAVELTDRIVERGWGDRIALIGNGRQRTYKELADWSNRLAHALVENYGVKPGNRVLIRSGNNPALVAAWLAATKAGAVVVNTMPMLRAGELGKIVDKAEIALALTDSRIADELVACAKTSRFLKQIVNFDGTSNHDAELDRIALNKPVKFDAVKTGRDDVALLGFTSGTTGEPKATMHFHRDLMIVADGYAKEVLNVTEDDVFVGSPPLAFTFGLGGLAIFPLRFGATATLLENAAPPEMVKIIETYKATICFTSPTAYRAMMAAMDNGADLSSLRIAVSAGETLPAPVFDNWTRKTGKTILDGIGSTELLHIFITNRVGDAVAGTTGHPVAGYEAKIVDDDMNELPAGTVGKLAVRGPTGCRYLADKRQSNYVRDGWNLTGDTFVRDASGRLSFVARSDDMIVSSGYNIAGPEVETALLSHPAVAECGVVGAPDEARGMIVKAYVVLTGGAKGDAALTQALQDHVKQTIAPYKYPRAIEYVAQLPKTETGKLRRFALRQMAAAGPASPSVAAE, from the coding sequence ATGTCAGGTAGAACTCCCAGCCAATCTCTTGGCCCGTCGGGCCATGTCGACGATTTCACGCGGCGAAATCTGCCGCCGTCCGAACAGTGGCCGGATTTGTTGCTCGACCGGCCCGAGTTTCAATATCCGGAATATCTGAATGCCGCTGTCGAACTGACCGACCGTATCGTTGAAAGAGGCTGGGGCGACCGGATCGCGCTGATCGGCAACGGCCGCCAGCGCACGTACAAGGAACTGGCCGATTGGTCCAACCGCCTCGCGCATGCGCTGGTGGAGAACTACGGCGTCAAGCCCGGCAACCGCGTCCTGATCCGCTCCGGCAACAACCCGGCGCTGGTCGCGGCCTGGCTTGCGGCCACCAAGGCCGGCGCCGTCGTCGTCAACACCATGCCGATGCTGCGCGCTGGCGAGCTGGGCAAGATCGTCGACAAGGCCGAGATTGCGCTGGCGCTGACCGACAGCCGCATTGCCGATGAGCTGGTCGCATGCGCGAAGACCAGCCGCTTCCTCAAGCAGATCGTGAATTTCGACGGCACCTCCAACCATGATGCCGAGCTCGACCGGATAGCGCTGAACAAGCCGGTGAAGTTCGACGCCGTGAAGACAGGGCGCGACGACGTTGCGCTACTGGGATTCACCTCGGGCACCACGGGCGAACCCAAGGCGACGATGCATTTCCATCGCGACCTCATGATCGTTGCGGACGGTTACGCGAAGGAAGTCCTCAACGTAACCGAAGACGATGTCTTCGTTGGTTCGCCGCCGCTGGCCTTTACGTTCGGGCTCGGGGGACTGGCGATCTTCCCCTTGCGGTTCGGCGCGACCGCAACGCTGTTGGAAAACGCGGCGCCGCCCGAGATGGTGAAAATCATCGAGACCTACAAGGCCACGATCTGCTTCACCTCGCCGACGGCATATCGCGCGATGATGGCCGCGATGGACAACGGCGCCGATCTGTCGTCGCTGCGGATCGCGGTCTCCGCCGGCGAAACCTTGCCGGCGCCGGTGTTCGACAACTGGACCCGCAAGACCGGCAAGACCATCCTCGACGGCATCGGCTCGACGGAGCTGCTGCACATTTTCATCACCAACCGCGTCGGCGACGCGGTTGCGGGGACGACGGGGCATCCGGTCGCAGGCTACGAGGCAAAGATCGTCGACGACGACATGAACGAACTGCCTGCGGGCACCGTCGGCAAGCTTGCGGTGCGCGGACCGACCGGATGCCGCTATCTCGCCGACAAGAGGCAGTCGAACTATGTACGCGACGGCTGGAATTTGACCGGCGATACCTTTGTCCGCGATGCGAGCGGCCGGCTGTCCTTTGTCGCGCGTTCGGACGACATGATCGTCTCCTCCGGCTACAACATCGCAGGCCCCGAGGTCGAAACGGCGTTGCTGTCGCATCCTGCCGTCGCCGAATGCGGTGTGGTCGGTGCGCCCGACGAGGCGCGCGGCATGATCGTCAAGGCCTATGTGGTTCTGACGGGGGGCGCCAAGGGCGACGCCGCGCTGACGCAGGCGTTGCAGGACCACGTCAAACAGACCATTGCGCCGTACAAATATCCGCGTGCGATCGAATATGTCGCGCAACTGCCGAAGACCGAAACTGGCAAGCTGAGGCGCTTTGCGCTGAGGCAGATGGCCGCGGCCGGCCCGGCGTCGCCAAGCGTCGCCGCGGAATAA
- a CDS encoding cupin domain-containing protein: MKTEIAGITRANEGIQGISWSILGQTYVPKNVTEHSFSWHATFPPETFVPPHIHPDQDEYLYILEGQLDFFLDGADTQATPGDLVRLPMGKPHGIFNKSGRTAKTLFWVSPTRRLYDLFWAIHNMKEQTPDAVVALAAEHNIHFLPPPPGA, encoded by the coding sequence ATGAAGACCGAAATCGCCGGCATCACGCGCGCCAATGAAGGCATCCAGGGAATTTCCTGGAGCATCCTCGGCCAGACCTATGTGCCGAAGAACGTCACCGAGCATTCCTTCTCATGGCATGCGACCTTCCCGCCCGAGACCTTCGTGCCGCCGCATATTCATCCCGACCAGGACGAATATCTCTACATCCTGGAAGGCCAGCTCGACTTCTTCCTCGACGGCGCCGACACGCAGGCCACGCCGGGCGATCTGGTGCGGCTGCCGATGGGCAAGCCGCATGGCATCTTCAACAAGTCCGGCCGCACCGCGAAGACGCTGTTCTGGGTGTCGCCGACGCGGCGGCTCTACGATCTGTTCTGGGCGATCCACAACATGAAGGAGCAGACACCGGACGCAGTGGTGGCGCTCGCCGCCGAGCACAACATCCACTTCCTGCCGCCGCCTCCGGGGGCGTGA
- a CDS encoding cupin domain-containing protein has translation MAALEKGITASGTGYGGKTWNILGQIYFPKAVTDSTFAFETNSEPGQFVPVHVHPTQDEFILVQEGTLDLKLDGVWVQAKAGDLVRMPRGIPHGYFNKSDKPARALFWVSPMQKLEALFDQLHNLTDPEEVVRISAQHEVNFLPPEANE, from the coding sequence ATGGCAGCACTCGAAAAAGGCATCACCGCCAGCGGCACCGGCTACGGCGGCAAGACCTGGAACATCCTCGGTCAGATCTATTTCCCCAAAGCCGTGACCGATTCAACCTTCGCCTTCGAAACCAACAGCGAACCCGGCCAGTTCGTGCCGGTGCACGTCCACCCGACGCAGGATGAATTCATCCTGGTGCAGGAGGGCACCCTCGATCTCAAGCTCGACGGCGTCTGGGTGCAGGCCAAGGCCGGCGACCTGGTCCGGATGCCGCGCGGCATTCCGCATGGCTACTTCAACAAATCCGACAAGCCGGCGCGGGCGCTGTTCTGGGTATCGCCGATGCAGAAGCTCGAAGCGCTGTTCGACCAGCTCCACAATCTGACGGATCCCGAAGAGGTGGTTCGGATCTCCGCGCAGCATGAAGTGAACTTCTTGCCGCCCGAAGCCAACGAATAG